From one Candidatus Methanoplasma termitum genomic stretch:
- a CDS encoding GrpB family protein, producing the protein MDNHPDLETDEGRRARIYPIILSEYDPKWSQWYAEERTRLISLIGGENIIRITHIGSTSVPGMTAKPTVDILLEVAESVDIEDLIAALPVHEYICLRQQTIPTVDRVIFLKGYANTGFSERVFHIHVRNPGDWDELYFRDYLAARPDIASEYAALKRRLLNAYEHDRDGYTTAKGEFVKEHTNRAREEAKSIIKEESRPP; encoded by the coding sequence GTGGATAATCACCCGGACCTTGAGACCGATGAGGGACGGCGAGCCCGAATCTATCCTATCATATTGAGTGAGTACGATCCTAAATGGTCGCAATGGTACGCCGAAGAAAGGACGCGGCTGATCAGCTTGATCGGTGGCGAAAATATCATCCGAATTACACATATCGGAAGCACATCCGTCCCGGGAATGACGGCAAAGCCAACGGTGGATATTTTGTTGGAGGTCGCCGAAAGTGTTGATATTGAAGATCTGATCGCCGCTTTGCCGGTGCATGAGTATATCTGCCTTCGGCAACAGACGATCCCAACTGTTGACCGCGTTATTTTCCTGAAAGGATATGCCAATACTGGCTTCTCTGAAAGAGTGTTCCACATCCATGTGAGAAACCCCGGCGATTGGGATGAGTTGTATTTCCGTGATTATTTGGCAGCCCGCCCCGACATCGCCTCCGAATACGCTGCTTTGAAGCGAAGATTACTCAATGCTTATGAACATGACCGCGACGGATATACGACAGCAAAGGGGGAGTTTGTAAAAGAACATACAAACAGAGCCAGAGAGGAAGCGAAAAGCATCATTAAAGAAGAAAGTAGACCGCCTTAA
- a CDS encoding MBL fold metallo-hydrolase, with protein sequence MFEVHVLASGSDGNCTIIQFEDEAIMIDAGISCRRTRELMEKEGIDQRALKALLITHEHSDHIAGAGAVSRKFNIPVFCNKATYDSSGLSNVEYSEIKTMGSFCIGNMVVIPLPTSHNAVDPNAFFVEAEGKKVLVATDTGKITFQVEHALKQADVAVIESNYDKKMLAEGPYPPYLKKLIASEMGHLANVDCAGAIKRTMNERRKIFLAHLSKTNNAPDIARETVAELTGIKRLNIDCLEFPGDTRTIKVRD encoded by the coding sequence ATGTTTGAGGTACACGTACTCGCAAGCGGAAGCGATGGGAACTGCACCATTATACAGTTCGAGGACGAAGCCATAATGATCGATGCCGGCATCAGCTGCAGGAGGACCAGAGAGCTGATGGAGAAAGAAGGCATAGATCAAAGGGCGTTGAAAGCGCTGCTTATCACCCACGAACATTCCGATCACATCGCAGGCGCCGGTGCGGTATCAAGGAAGTTCAACATCCCGGTTTTCTGCAACAAAGCCACATACGACAGCAGCGGTCTCAGCAATGTCGAGTATTCCGAGATAAAAACGATGGGGTCGTTCTGTATCGGGAATATGGTCGTAATCCCACTTCCCACCTCCCATAACGCGGTGGATCCGAACGCCTTTTTTGTCGAGGCAGAGGGGAAAAAGGTCCTGGTCGCGACCGACACTGGAAAGATTACGTTCCAGGTGGAACATGCATTGAAACAGGCGGATGTGGCCGTCATCGAATCCAACTATGACAAGAAGATGCTTGCGGAAGGCCCCTATCCGCCGTATCTGAAAAAACTCATAGCAAGCGAAATGGGGCATTTAGCGAATGTCGATTGTGCAGGAGCCATAAAACGGACAATGAACGAACGCAGAAAGATATTCCTGGCACATCTGAGCAAGACCAACAATGCCCCGGACATTGCGAGAGAGACGGTTGCGGAGCTGACCGGGATAAAAAGATTGAATATCGACTGTCTTGAGTTCCCCGGGGACACAAGGACCATCAAGGTCCGGGATTGA
- a CDS encoding ATP-binding protein, translating into MAKDIVIRSDYLEKLSRYKDQVDLVKIITGMRRCGKSTLMRQYRDLLVKNGVSKESIHNIDLNSKTNEHLLDADTLYEHLMSKVSVERSYFLLDEIQNVTGWERVIDSLLVDTDADIYLTGSNARLLSVELATHLTGRSVSINMLPLSFKEFKELNALKDDESAFNDYLSIGSMPIIRKSMSGEDAFDILGAIRSDIMVNDISVRKKMTDVSTLRRVIDYLFSEIGNPISGNSISKQLRIDNKTAESYLEAICEALMFYQAKRYDMRGKMILTTPSKYYCTDMGMRNASIGEYSRDIGRSIENLVFLELLRRGYNVQVGKLGDAEIDFVADKGGQREYYQVSMTVLDENIEKRETRPLAGMNDGNARVILTMDRVGLGTYNGIQRVNIIDWLLSK; encoded by the coding sequence ATGGCAAAAGATATCGTCATCCGCAGCGACTATCTGGAAAAATTATCAAGGTATAAGGATCAGGTCGACCTTGTAAAAATAATCACGGGGATGAGAAGGTGCGGAAAATCGACGCTTATGCGCCAATACAGAGATCTTCTTGTCAAGAATGGTGTCAGTAAAGAGAGCATACACAACATAGATCTCAACTCGAAGACCAACGAACATCTTCTCGATGCGGACACGCTGTATGAACATCTGATGTCAAAGGTGTCTGTTGAAAGAAGCTATTTCCTTTTGGATGAGATACAGAACGTGACCGGATGGGAGAGAGTGATCGACTCTCTGCTGGTCGATACAGACGCGGACATCTATCTCACCGGATCGAACGCACGTCTGCTGTCGGTTGAGCTGGCTACACATTTGACAGGAAGGTCGGTCTCGATCAATATGCTTCCTCTTTCATTTAAAGAGTTCAAAGAACTGAATGCTCTCAAAGATGACGAGAGTGCATTCAATGACTACCTTTCGATAGGTTCTATGCCGATCATAAGGAAAAGTATGTCCGGAGAAGACGCATTCGACATCCTCGGCGCAATACGTTCGGACATAATGGTCAACGATATCTCTGTTAGAAAGAAAATGACCGACGTGTCAACGCTTCGGAGGGTCATTGATTATCTTTTTTCTGAGATAGGCAACCCGATATCAGGGAACTCCATTTCAAAGCAGCTGAGAATAGACAACAAAACCGCTGAGAGTTATCTGGAGGCGATATGCGAGGCTCTGATGTTCTATCAGGCGAAACGATATGATATGCGCGGAAAGATGATTCTGACGACACCGTCAAAATATTACTGCACGGATATGGGAATGAGGAACGCTTCAATAGGTGAATATTCCCGGGACATTGGTCGATCCATAGAGAATCTGGTCTTCCTGGAACTTCTCAGAAGGGGATATAACGTACAGGTCGGAAAGCTTGGCGATGCAGAGATCGATTTTGTTGCGGACAAAGGCGGACAAAGGGAGTATTACCAGGTATCCATGACTGTTCTGGATGAGAACATAGAAAAAAGGGAGACCAGGCCGCTGGCAGGAATGAATGACGGGAACGCAAGAGTGATCCTGACAATGGACCGGGTAGGTCTCGGAACTTATAATGGGATACAGCGTGTGAACATCATAGATTGGCTGCTTAGCAAATAA
- a CDS encoding CBS domain-containing protein: MKELRVRDLMTTQVLTVKPTDTVKRAIIKLAVDNVTGAAVVDNRNHVIGMITEFDVLSLIIRYQDKLDKDPSTTQSLLSVPMDGDVADPALVEANKEISEMKVEDIMIRTVLCTAPDEVISRALQKMMKLNVNRLPVLEQGILVGILSRSDIIFHIYKKKI, encoded by the coding sequence ATGAAGGAATTAAGGGTTAGGGATCTAATGACCACACAGGTGCTGACCGTCAAACCGACGGATACAGTTAAACGTGCCATAATCAAGCTTGCAGTCGATAATGTGACCGGCGCAGCGGTAGTGGACAACAGGAACCATGTCATTGGAATGATAACCGAGTTCGATGTTCTCAGCCTCATAATAAGGTATCAGGACAAGTTGGACAAAGACCCGAGCACCACTCAGTCCCTTCTGAGCGTTCCCATGGACGGTGACGTTGCCGATCCGGCCTTGGTGGAAGCGAATAAAGAGATCTCCGAGATGAAGGTCGAGGACATAATGATAAGAACGGTCCTCTGCACAGCACCGGATGAGGTGATCTCCCGTGCCCTTCAAAAGATGATGAAGCTCAACGTCAATCGCCTGCCGGTACTGGAACAAGGTATTCTGGTGGGTATCCTGTCCAGGTCTGACATCATATTCCACATTTACAAGAAAAAGATCTGA
- a CDS encoding DUF167 domain-containing protein encodes MPIEDVIRIKGSGVEADVLVSPGSSRHGIEGIDGWRKRLTVKVTAPPLDGKANAEVEELFSEVTGAPSSILSGHTSRQKTVFIKGDPVMIVSKLRGQVE; translated from the coding sequence ATGCCGATCGAGGATGTCATCAGAATAAAGGGGTCGGGGGTCGAAGCAGACGTGCTGGTATCTCCGGGATCAAGCAGGCACGGTATCGAGGGCATAGACGGCTGGCGCAAGAGGCTTACAGTGAAAGTGACGGCCCCGCCGCTTGACGGGAAGGCAAACGCAGAGGTGGAAGAACTCTTCAGCGAGGTCACAGGGGCGCCGTCCTCAATATTATCGGGGCACACGAGCAGGCAGAAGACCGTTTTCATCAAGGGCGACCCCGTAATGATCGTTTCAAAACTGAGGGGTCAAGTTGAATGA
- a CDS encoding ATP-binding protein, translated as MKDYRPRIADRQLRDMLEAFGAVSIVGPKYCGKTTTAEQVAKSAVYMQDPDKKETYKLMAAVKPSQLLDGEKPRLIDEWQDETNIWDAVRFSVDKLSEEGLYILTGSVTIDESKIMHSGAGRISRMRMYTMSLFESGDSTGEVSLSEMFLGKEVSGISRLSLEDIAERITRGGWPNSVGKSPSVAHNQIKGYCETILGSEVKTADGVERDRDKMRLVLRSISRNISTSATDTTIVADLQKKDKGAVHINTLRSYEKALRKIHVIDDLPAWTPNLRSRTTIRVTDTRHLTDPAIAAYFLGASARDLMNDPRTFGLLFESLVIRDLRVYASSLGGEVLHYHDRNGLEADAIIHLHNGKWGAVEVKLGAGMIEDAANNLLKIKEKVESETMGSPSFLAVVTATEYAYTRKDGIHVVPIGCLKD; from the coding sequence ATGAAAGACTACAGGCCTAGAATAGCGGATCGGCAGCTGAGAGATATGTTGGAAGCATTCGGTGCCGTATCTATTGTTGGGCCGAAATATTGTGGCAAGACCACGACCGCCGAGCAGGTCGCAAAGAGTGCCGTCTATATGCAAGATCCTGATAAAAAAGAAACATACAAACTGATGGCCGCCGTCAAACCTTCTCAGCTTTTGGACGGGGAAAAACCGAGACTGATCGATGAGTGGCAGGATGAAACTAACATCTGGGATGCGGTGAGGTTCAGTGTGGATAAGCTGTCTGAGGAGGGCCTGTATATATTGACAGGGTCCGTCACTATCGACGAGTCGAAGATAATGCACTCCGGCGCTGGAAGGATCAGCAGGATGCGTATGTATACGATGAGTCTTTTTGAATCGGGTGATTCCACAGGAGAAGTTTCCCTATCGGAAATGTTCTTGGGGAAAGAAGTGTCCGGTATCTCTCGTCTTTCCTTAGAGGATATTGCTGAACGGATCACAAGGGGAGGATGGCCGAATTCGGTCGGAAAAAGCCCATCCGTTGCACATAATCAGATAAAAGGTTACTGCGAGACCATACTCGGATCGGAAGTCAAGACAGCAGACGGAGTGGAACGTGACCGGGACAAGATGCGTCTGGTGCTGAGGTCGATTTCAAGGAACATATCCACATCGGCAACGGATACGACTATTGTGGCAGACCTACAAAAAAAGGATAAAGGGGCGGTTCACATCAATACTCTGAGGTCATACGAAAAGGCTCTGAGAAAGATACACGTCATAGATGACCTGCCAGCATGGACGCCGAATCTGCGTTCCAGAACAACAATCAGAGTGACAGACACCAGACATCTCACGGATCCGGCCATTGCAGCATATTTTTTAGGCGCATCGGCGAGAGACCTGATGAACGATCCGAGAACATTCGGACTTCTTTTCGAATCACTTGTCATTAGGGATCTGAGGGTCTACGCAAGTTCGCTGGGAGGCGAAGTGTTACATTATCACGACCGCAACGGGCTGGAAGCGGATGCAATAATTCATCTTCATAACGGAAAGTGGGGGGCGGTTGAAGTCAAGCTCGGAGCCGGAATGATCGAAGACGCGGCGAACAACCTTCTGAAAATAAAAGAAAAGGTCGAGAGCGAGACGATGGGTTCACCATCATTTCTGGCCGTTGTAACAGCCACAGAATATGCATACACACGCAAGGACGGGATACACGTCGTGCCGATAGGGTGCTTAAAAGACTAA